The DNA sequence GGGTGCCGAAGCCCGGGTGCTGGGGTTGCGCACCGAGTTCGTCAGGACGGCTTCTCCCGAGGTTTCTCGTCCGTCCTTCTTCCGCATCGAGCGTCGCGCGGCCCTGAGGTGCCTTTCGGAGGGCCGCAAGAGCATCCCCTGGAGTCGTAAAGCCGACGTCCAGCCACTCGACCTCAAAACGTCACGGTGACGAAACTCCGTGGGGCGATCCGACTGCCAGGTGTCGGATGATGACGTTCGACGCCGGCGGACCACTCGACCTCCAGGCGCTCCAGCCTGCCCGTGGCGGGCAATGCGGTCGAACATACGTGCGCATCCCCGTTTTGGGCACCGAGAGGCGATCCGAGGTCCGAAATCGTCTCCGAGAGAGTCCTGGATCCCCCGGGGGTGCCATTGCAGGCCGACCCGACATTTCATGCATAATGGCAATTATGCATGAAATGTCGGGTCGGGACCCGGGCACCGGAATTGTCGGTGGTGTGCGGTACAAGATCCACATGAGGCTTTCCGAGGCGCAGCAAGCCTTCTTCGCCGCCCGCCGGCCGCGCAAGGACTCGCCGCACACCACCGACGCCTACCGCCGGGACCTGGCCGGGATCACCACTCTCCTGGTTTCGGAGCTGGGCCGTCCCGCCGAGGACCTGGAGGTGGCCGAGCTGACGGGACCGGCGCTGCGGTCGGTGTTCGGCGCGTTCGCGGACGGCCACGCGAAGAGCTCGGTGCTGCGGGCGTGGTCGACGTGGAACCAGTTCCTGACGTTCTGCGTGGCCGACGGCCTGCTGCCGGGCAACCCGATGGGTGCGGTGGCGCGGCCGCGGACGCCGGCGTTGACGCCGAAGCCGTTGCGGGGTGAGGAAACCCCGGAGCAGCTGCTGTCGGCGGCGGCCGCGGGTTCGCGGCGCGCGCGGGACCCGTGGCCGGAGCGGGACGTGCTGGTGATCGCGCTGGGCCTGGTGGCGGGGTTGCGGGCGGCGGAGATGCGGGCGCTGTCGTCGCGGTCGCTGGTGGGGCGTGCGGGTGAGTTGCGGTTGCACGTGAAGGGCAAGGGCAGCCGGGACCGGTCGATCCCGGTGCAGCCGGTGCTGGCGGAGCTGATCGAGCGGTACCGGGAGTCGTGCCGGGTGCGGTTCCCGAACGCGCGGTTCTCCCCTGGTTCGCCGTTGCTGCTGGACCGGGCGGGTGAGCCGATCGGGCGGGGTGCGCTGGAGTACCTGGTGAAGTCGTGTTACCGGGGTGCGGGGTTGCACGACCGGGTGCCGGCGGGGGCGAACTTGCACGCGTTGCGGCACACGTTCGCGACGCGGCTGGCGGAGGACGGGGCGACGGCTTCGGAGATCATGGCGTTGCTGGGGCACGCGAGCTTGGCGACGAGTCAGAACTACATCGAGGCGACGGGACGTGAGCAGCGTGCGGCGGCGGCGAGCAACCGGACGTACCGGGCGCTGGACGGGCTGGGCGCGGGCTCGTGAGCGGGAAACAGCGTTAGCCCTGTTTCCCACTCACGAGGGGTCAGCGGAGTTGTTCGAGGTCTTTGGCCGCCCGGGCGATCTCGTCGGCGAGTCCGCGGAGTTCTCGGGGGTCGGCGCCGTCGTCGACGGCGGTGACGATGTCTTCGGCGGCGCAGCGCAGCTGGAAGAGGCGGTCCTGCAGGGCGGCGATCTCGGTGTCGGAGAGCACGACGGCGTCTTCGGGCAGTCCGCTTCGCTGCAGTGCGGTGCGGCGTTCGTAGGCGCGTTGGCGGCAGGATTGGCCGCAGTAGCGGCGCCGGCGGCCGACGTTGCCGGCTTCCGGGAGGCGGCGGCCGCACCAGCCGCAGTGCTTGGGGGCGCCGCGACGGGCCGGGACGGGTTCGAGCTGGGTCAGTTCGGCGGCTTCCCTCACCCGGGAGACCCTAGCTGGCCATCGCCGGGTCATGCCGGGGCCATGGCGGAAGTGCACACTTGGGGTATGCAGTCGTCGTTCCCGTACCTGGCCGATCCGCTCCCCCGTGCCTTCGCCCACCGGGGCTGGCACCTCGACGAGCTGGACGGGCTGGAGAATTCGTTGCCGGCGTTCAAGCGGGCGTGCGCGGAGGGGTACCGGTACCTCGAGACGGACGTCCACGCGACGGCGGACGGTGTGGTGGTGGTGCACCACGACCCGAACCTGGACCGGACGACCGATGGCTCCGGGGCGATCGCGACGAAGACGTGGGAGCAGCTGAAGGGCGTCAAGGTCGGCGGGAAGGTGCCGTTGTCGCGGCTGGAGGACGTGCTGGAGGAGCTGCCGGGGGCGCGGTTCAACGTCGACGTGAAGGCCGATCAGGCGGTGGAGCCGTTCGTGCGGGTGCTGGAGCGGACGGGGGCGCACGACCGGGTGGCGGCGGCGGCGTTTTCGGACGCGCGGCTGGTGCGGCTGCGGAAGCTGGCGGGGCCGAAGCTGGTGACGGCGATGGGGCCACGGTCGGCGTTCGCGTTGTGGGCGCGGGGGAAGCTGCCGCTGCTCCCCCTGGGGCGGCTGGTGCTGGGGGCGATGGCGCAGGTGCCGGTGCGGCAGGGTGCGTTGCGGGTGGTGGACAAGGCGTTCGTGTCGATCGCGGGGCGGTCCGGGATCGAGGTGCACACGTGGACGATCGACGATCCGGCGGAGATGCGGATGCTGCTGGACCTGGGGGTGCACGGGATCGTGACGGACCGGCCGGACCTGCTGCGCGAGGTGCTGATCGAGCGGGGTGCGTGGCAGCAGGCCTGACCGGGCGGGGTCAGCGGGGTGGTTTGCCCTGCCAGGCGGCGGTCCAGGTCTTCGGGCCGAGCAGGCCGCTGTCCTTGATGCCGTTGGCGCGCTGGAGGTCGAGGACGGCGGTGCGGGTCTTTTCGTAGTAGCAGCCGGTGCCGGTGAAGCCGTAGCCGTAGGCGTTCATGCGGAGCTGGAAGGCTTTGAGCGGGCCGGCGCAGTCGCCGTACTGGTAGACGACGCCGGGCCAGGCGGGCATCGGGCCGCCGGGTGGTGGCGGGGTGGGCTGGGGTGTCGGTCCCCCGCCGATGTAGGCGGAGTCGGCGTAGGTGGGGACGCGCTTGCTGCGGGCGTCGGCGTCGCCGGCGAGCTTGAGCATGCCGGCGCACTGCCAGGGTTGCCAGCCACGCATGCGGTAGAGGTAGAGGGCGCGGTAGTCCTGTTCGGCGGGTGCGGCCTGGTCGGGGCGGCCGGTGCCGCCGACGCTGCGCCAGGTGGGCAGGTCGAACTGGTAGGCGCCGTAGTAGCCGTTGCCGGTGTTGGTGGCGTAGCGGCCGCTGGATTCGCACATGCGGAGCTTGGCCCAGGCGGTCGACGCGGGGTCGGCGGTGGCGACGGCGGGGACGGTCAGCTGCAGACCCATGGCGGCGAAGGCGAGGAGCAGGACTCTCGCGACGGTGCGTCTCCGGATCTGGATCATGGGAGCACAGTAGGAGCGTGTCCCACTGACCACAAGGGACACACTGAGCGCCTCAGTCTCACACGGAACACTGTTCGCGACACGCCGCGCAGGCCGGAACCGTGATTGCCCCGGAAGTGGCGGATGAGCGTGAAGCGACAAACCGGACACGGTTTCGGCGGTGCTGTGAGCGCCGTCGCTACCTCCCAGTAGTCTCCGCGCTGACCTGGAAGTTCTTGACCTGAAGGAGCCGTGGATGACGCTGGCCGGGACGCGCTCGTCCAAGCGCGAGCGCTGGGGCTGGTATTTCTACGACTGGGCGAATTCGCCGTTCTATTCGTCGTCGACGACGGTGTTCGGTGCGTTGTCCATGAGCGGGATCGCGGCGGCGGACGCGAAGACGAACTTCACCCTTAATGGGGACCGCCCGTGCGTCGACGCGGCGGGCAAGGCGGACACGTTGCACAACTGCGACGTGACGTTGTTCGGGCTGCACTTCCCGGCCGGTTCGGTGTGGGGGTATCTGCTGTCGGTGGCGACGGTGGTGCAGGTGCTGGTCCTGCCGATCGCGGGTGCGGTGGCCGACCGCAGCCACAACAAGCGGCGGATCCTCGGTGGGTTCGCGTTCCTGGGGGCGGCGGCCGCGGCGGCGATGTTCTTCCTCGCGGGGTCGGACTGGCAGCTGGGCGTGGTGCTGTTCGTCATCGCGAACATCGGCTACGGCGGTTCACTGGTCGTCTACTACTCGTTCCTGGTCGACATCGGCGGTCCGGACGAGCGGGACGACATCTCGGCGAAGGGCTGGGCGTTCGGGTACCTGGGCGGTGGGCTGGCGCTGGCGCTGCAGCTGGGGTTCTACCTCGGGCACGACGCGTTCGGCGTGAGCGAGGGCATGGCGGTGCAGATCTGCTTCCTGACCTCGGGGCTGTGGTGGGCGGCGTTCACCGTGCCTGCGGTGCGGGCGCTCCCCCGGCGGCACCAGCCGGTCGACGTCGTGCCGGGCAGGACGGTGCTGCGGGCGGGCTTCGCGGAGTTGCGGCAGACGCTGGTGTCGGCGAAGGCGTACCCGTTGACGCTGGCGTTCCTGGGCAGCTACCTGGTCTTCACCGACGGCATCAACACGGTGGTCGCGGTGTCGGCGCAGTACGGGAAGGACGAGCTGGGCTTCGGCAACAGCGTGCTGATCGTGACGATCCTGGTGATCCAGTTCGTGGCGTACCTGGGTGGGACGCTGCACGGGCTGGTGGCGCGGCGGATCGGGGCGAAGCGGACGATCCTGGGCAGCCTGGTGCTGTGGGTCGTGGTGCTGGCCGGGGCGTACTTCGTGCAGCCGAAGCAGATGCTGCAGTTCCTCGCGGTGGCGGTGGGGATCGGGCTGGTGCTGGGGGGAACGAACGCGCTGTCGCGGTCGTTGTTCAGCCAGATGATCCCGGCGGGCAAGGACGCGCAGTACTACTCGCTCTACGTGGTGGGCGAGCGCGGGACGTCGTGGCTGGGGCCGTTGGTGTTCGCGGGGGTCGGGCAGGCGACGGGGTCGTTCCGGCTGGCCATCGTGGCGCTGGTGATCTTCTTCGCGGTGGGTCTGGTGCTGGTGTGGCTGGTGCCGGTGCGGCGGGCGATCGTGGCGGCGGGCAACACCCCGCCGGAGGTGCTGTAGGCCCCGATAGGGTCGGCTGTCGTGACCTTTGTGAACGACCGGGGCCCCGACCCCACGGACGCCCTGTCGTCGGTCCCCGCGGCCGGCTCGCGCCGCGGTACGCCGCCGGTGGGCAGGCTGAAGTTCTGCTACGGGCCGATGGACTGCGGGAAGTCGACGCTCGCGCTGCAGATCGACCACAACCACGCCCGGCAGGGCCGGCGTGGCCTGATCCTGGTGCGGCACGACCGTTCGGGCGCGCCGCAGATCTCGAGCCGGATCGGGCTGACGCGGCAGGCGGTGGAGGTCGTGGAGGACACGGACGTGCGGGAGCTGGTCCGGCAGGAGTGGGCGCACGGGCAGCACGTGGACTACGTGGTGGTGGACGAGGCGCAGTTCCTCTCCCCCGCGCAGGTGGACCAGCTGGCGGAGCTGGCCGACGAGGTCGAGATCGACGTGTACTGCTTCGGGATCGCGACGGACTTCCGGAGCCGGTTGTTCCCGGGGGCCGCTCGTCTGTTCGAACTGGCGGACGAGTTGCAGCCGGTTCAGGTGGAGGTGCTGTGCTGGTGCGGGCTGCCCGGGCGGTTCAACGCGAGGGTGGTCGACGGCGAGGTCGTGCGCGAGGGCGATACCGTCGTGGTGGCAGATACCGAACAATCCGTAGTTGAAACTTCAGCTTCAGCACGTTTTGAGGCCGAATTCGCTACGGTGCGTTATCAGGTATTGTGTCGCCGCCACTTTCGATCGGGTGACTTGGGGCCGGTTACTGCTCATCACGGTCAGTTACGGTTGACCTGAGTCAGGCCCCAGTAGCCCATCCGGGGGATATCAGCACTAAGAAGGCCGTATTGACGTCACGCCGGAGCGCGAAACGCCTCCTACTAGAGGAAGCTGATGCCGGCGGGTGACGCAGCTCATCGTGAGCAACGACATGGTGTCCCGGGAATCCCCGGGGGCCCTGAGTCGTTGCATAGGGTGAGCATCACCCTGGCTCCACCCCGGAGCTGACTGAAAGGACCCCACTATGGCCGACCGTGTTCTTCGTGGAAGCCGGCTGGGAGCGGTCAGCTACGAGACCGACCGCAACCACGACCTCGCTCCACGCCGCACCGTGCGCTACGCCTGCCCGAAGAACCACGAGTTCGAGGTGCCGTTCTCCGACGACGCCGAGATCCCGACGGTCTGGGAGTGCCGCCTGCACGGCAGCGAATCGGAGATCGTCGACGGCGGGCAGCCCGAGCAGAAGAAGGTCAAGCCGCCGCGCACCCACTGGGACATGCTGCTGGAACGGCGCACGATCCCCGAGCTCGAGGACCTGCTCAACGAACGTCTCGCCGAGCTGAAGGGCCGCCGGACCTCCCGGTCCGCGTAGCCCGCCCGGCCCGTAGCCACCGCTCCCACCACAACGGAAAGGCCCCCGCGACCTCCCCCCGCGGGGGCCTTTCGCCTACCCGGCGGCAGTCGCCCCGGTGCGCCGGTGCCGGGCGCTGCGAGGGCGCCCGGGCTGGTCCGGAGGTCATGAAGGACCCTTTCACCGCGTCCGGTGAGGTGAACGACTCGTTCATGACGTCGCGTGCCGCCGGGCCGGCCGCTGCTGCCGGGTGCTGAAGGGGCCCTGCAGTGCCGCCCACTGCAGGAGCATGATCGTCTTCGCGTCGGCGATCTCCCCCGTGCCGATCATCTTCAGCGCGTCCTCGAATCGCAGCTCCACCACTTCGATGTCCTCCCCCTCCTCGGCGATCCCGCCACCCGCGCCCCGGTCGGCCGGGTCGTACGGCGCCGCGTAGCAGTGCAGGCGCTCGGTGACCGAGCCCGGGCTCGTGTACACGTCGAACACGTGCTCCAGCGCGCCGATGCGGACGCCCGTCTCCTCCTGCGCCTCCCGCCGGATCGCCGTCTCGGGGTCGTCGGTGTCCAGCAGGCCCGCGGCCGTCTCCAGGAACATGCCGTCGGGGTGGTCGTTGACGTAGACCGGGTAGCGGAACTGGCGGGTCAGCAGCACCGTCTCCCCCGCCGGGTCGTAGAGCAGCACGGTGGCGCCGTTGCCGCGGTCGTACGTCTCCCGCTGCTCGGTCGTCCAGCGGCCGTCGCGGTGCTGGAATTCGAACGTCGTGCGGCGCAGGACGTACCAGGCCGACGACAGCAGTTCGACGTCGGTGACGCGGACGCGCGGGTTGCGGGAGAGGCTTGTCGGAGAGGTCATGCCGCGACCATAATGTGCAGTACTCGGAATAAACAGGGAGGATCGTGCATGCTGGTCGGGGAACGCCGAGAACTGCTGCTAGCCCGGCTGACGGCCGAGGGCAAGGTGCTGGCGAAGGACGTCGCGGCCGAGCTCGGGGTCTCCGAGGACAGCATCCGCCGGGACCTGCGCGACCTGGCCGCGGCCGGGCTCTGCCAGCGCGTTTACGGCGGGGCCTTGCCCGTCTCCCCCGCGGTTGCCGACTACGCGAGCCGCGCGGGCATCGCCGTCGACGGGAAGGACCGGATCGCCGCGGTCGCGGCCGGGCTGGTCCGGCCGGGGTCGACCGTCATCCTCGACGGCGGCACGACCACGCTGGCCGTCGCGAAAGCCCTCCCGCGTGACCTCGAAGCCACCGTCGTCACCCACAGCCCCACCGTCGCCGTCGCGCTGCTCGACCACGCCGGCATCGAGGTCTTCCTGCTCGGCGGGCGGCTGTTCCGGCACTCCGCCGTCACCTGCGGCGCCGCCGCGGCCGAGGCCGCCCAGTCCGTCAGCGCCGACGTCTTCCTGCTCGGCGTCACCGGCGTGCACCCCGAAGCCGGGCTCACCACCGGCGACGCCGAGGAAGCCGCGATGAAGCGCACGCTGGCCCGGCGCGCCGCCGACACCTACGTGCTGGCCAGCGCCGAGAAGATCGGCGCGGCATCGCGGTTCACCGTCCTGCCGTTCGCCGACGTCGCCGGCGTGATCACCGACTCCGGCGACCAGAACGTGCAGGAACTTGCAGACCTGGGCGTGCCGATCCTGCGGGCGTGACCTCGGTGAACCACTCGCGGCCCGCCACCACCGCGAACAGCGGCGCCGGCAGCCACACCAGCAGCCGCAGCACGGCCGAGAGCCGCCCGGTACCGCGGACGTCGGACACGTGCGCGGCCAGCGCCGCCTGCTTCCGCCCGGCGAAGCGCCGGACGTCGAAGCGGTGGGTGACGGCCGAGGCCGGGCTGTAGGCGTGGTCGAGCGCTTCGGCGTCGTATTCGAACGGGATCCGCAGCGCCTTGACCACCCGGACGAACCGCAGCGCGAAGTCGCGGGGCAGCGTGGCCTCCAGCAGCCGCGTCCCGGTCAGCCGGGCCGCCCGCCGCGCGACTTCGTGCACCTTCACGTGGTCGCGGTGGCCGTAGCCGCCGTTGGCGTCGTAGCCGAGCAGCAGGTCGGCCCGCTCCTCGTGCAGCAGGGCCGCGAGCCGGTGGGCGGCTTCCTCGGTGTCCGCGCGGGCGAAGCGTTGCCGGCCGGGCGGGTCGGCGTAGAGCACCGGCCCGTGCCCGCTGTCGGCGTAGCCCAGGTGCACGACGCGCCGCACGCCGAGGATGGCCGCCGCGGCCTCCAGCTCGCCCCAGCGGGGCGTCGGGTGCTCGGCGGCCATGCCGTCGGTGGCCACGACGACCACCACCCGGTGCCCGTCGGCCGCGGCCCGGGCCAGGGTGCCGCCGCTGAGCAGCACCGGGTCGTCCGCGTGGGCGTGGAAGGCCACGATGGTCGTCATCGGCCCCATGATGGCCGAGAACGGGCGAGCGCGGGGCGGGTGCGGTGCACGAAACCCCGGCTGCCCGCCGGCCTCAGCCGCGCTTGACCAGCCGCCGCACCTGGTGCCAGCGGCGCTCCACGCCCCACTTCGCCACCCGCAGGAACGCCTCGCGGATGATCGAGCCGCTCATCTTCGACTCGCCGATCTCGCGCTCGGTGAAGGTGATCGGCACCTCGACGATCTCGAAACCGGCGTCGGCGGTGCGGACGGTCAGGTCGATCTGGAAGCAGTAGCCGTGCGAGTTGACCTCGTCCAGGGCCAGCTTCTCCAGCACCGGACGGCGGTAGGCGCGGAACCCGGCGGTGATGTCCCGCACCCGCATGCCCAGCGCGAGCTGCGAGTAGACGTTCGCGCCGCGCGAGAGGACCTGGCGGTTGAGCGGCCAGTTCACCACGCTGCCGCCCGGCACGTACCGGGAGCCGATCGCCAGGTCGGCGTCGCCGACGGCGTCCAGCAGGCGCGGCAGGTCCTCGGGCGCGTGCGAGCCGTCGGCGTCCATCTCGACGATCGTGTTGTACTCGCGCGCCAGGCCCCAGCGGAACCCGGCGATGTAGGCGGCGCCGAGGCCCGCCTTTTCGGTGCGGTGCATGA is a window from the Amycolatopsis sp. cg9 genome containing:
- a CDS encoding NUDIX domain-containing protein, translated to MTSPTSLSRNPRVRVTDVELLSSAWYVLRRTTFEFQHRDGRWTTEQRETYDRGNGATVLLYDPAGETVLLTRQFRYPVYVNDHPDGMFLETAAGLLDTDDPETAIRREAQEETGVRIGALEHVFDVYTSPGSVTERLHCYAAPYDPADRGAGGGIAEEGEDIEVVELRFEDALKMIGTGEIADAKTIMLLQWAALQGPFSTRQQRPARRHATS
- a CDS encoding glycerophosphodiester phosphodiesterase → MQSSFPYLADPLPRAFAHRGWHLDELDGLENSLPAFKRACAEGYRYLETDVHATADGVVVVHHDPNLDRTTDGSGAIATKTWEQLKGVKVGGKVPLSRLEDVLEELPGARFNVDVKADQAVEPFVRVLERTGAHDRVAAAAFSDARLVRLRKLAGPKLVTAMGPRSAFALWARGKLPLLPLGRLVLGAMAQVPVRQGALRVVDKAFVSIAGRSGIEVHTWTIDDPAEMRMLLDLGVHGIVTDRPDLLREVLIERGAWQQA
- a CDS encoding transglycosylase family protein; translated protein: MIQIRRRTVARVLLLAFAAMGLQLTVPAVATADPASTAWAKLRMCESSGRYATNTGNGYYGAYQFDLPTWRSVGGTGRPDQAAPAEQDYRALYLYRMRGWQPWQCAGMLKLAGDADARSKRVPTYADSAYIGGGPTPQPTPPPPGGPMPAWPGVVYQYGDCAGPLKAFQLRMNAYGYGFTGTGCYYEKTRTAVLDLQRANGIKDSGLLGPKTWTAAWQGKPPR
- a CDS encoding DeoR/GlpR family DNA-binding transcription regulator, translated to MLVGERRELLLARLTAEGKVLAKDVAAELGVSEDSIRRDLRDLAAAGLCQRVYGGALPVSPAVADYASRAGIAVDGKDRIAAVAAGLVRPGSTVILDGGTTTLAVAKALPRDLEATVVTHSPTVAVALLDHAGIEVFLLGGRLFRHSAVTCGAAAAEAAQSVSADVFLLGVTGVHPEAGLTTGDAEEAAMKRTLARRAADTYVLASAEKIGAASRFTVLPFADVAGVITDSGDQNVQELADLGVPILRA
- a CDS encoding polyprenol monophosphomannose synthase is translated as MSQAPRGAREIDPVLVVIPTYNERENLGPILDRLHKALPDVHVLVVDDGSPDGTGELADERAAANDHVHVMHRTEKAGLGAAYIAGFRWGLAREYNTIVEMDADGSHAPEDLPRLLDAVGDADLAIGSRYVPGGSVVNWPLNRQVLSRGANVYSQLALGMRVRDITAGFRAYRRPVLEKLALDEVNSHGYCFQIDLTVRTADAGFEIVEVPITFTEREIGESKMSGSIIREAFLRVAKWGVERRWHQVRRLVKRG
- a CDS encoding MFS transporter — translated: MTLAGTRSSKRERWGWYFYDWANSPFYSSSTTVFGALSMSGIAAADAKTNFTLNGDRPCVDAAGKADTLHNCDVTLFGLHFPAGSVWGYLLSVATVVQVLVLPIAGAVADRSHNKRRILGGFAFLGAAAAAAMFFLAGSDWQLGVVLFVIANIGYGGSLVVYYSFLVDIGGPDERDDISAKGWAFGYLGGGLALALQLGFYLGHDAFGVSEGMAVQICFLTSGLWWAAFTVPAVRALPRRHQPVDVVPGRTVLRAGFAELRQTLVSAKAYPLTLAFLGSYLVFTDGINTVVAVSAQYGKDELGFGNSVLIVTILVIQFVAYLGGTLHGLVARRIGAKRTILGSLVLWVVVLAGAYFVQPKQMLQFLAVAVGIGLVLGGTNALSRSLFSQMIPAGKDAQYYSLYVVGERGTSWLGPLVFAGVGQATGSFRLAIVALVIFFAVGLVLVWLVPVRRAIVAAGNTPPEVL
- a CDS encoding thymidine kinase; amino-acid sequence: MTFVNDRGPDPTDALSSVPAAGSRRGTPPVGRLKFCYGPMDCGKSTLALQIDHNHARQGRRGLILVRHDRSGAPQISSRIGLTRQAVEVVEDTDVRELVRQEWAHGQHVDYVVVDEAQFLSPAQVDQLAELADEVEIDVYCFGIATDFRSRLFPGAARLFELADELQPVQVEVLCWCGLPGRFNARVVDGEVVREGDTVVVADTEQSVVETSASARFEAEFATVRYQVLCRRHFRSGDLGPVTAHHGQLRLT
- a CDS encoding PIG-L deacetylase family protein — encoded protein: MTTIVAFHAHADDPVLLSGGTLARAAADGHRVVVVVATDGMAAEHPTPRWGELEAAAAILGVRRVVHLGYADSGHGPVLYADPPGRQRFARADTEEAAHRLAALLHEERADLLLGYDANGGYGHRDHVKVHEVARRAARLTGTRLLEATLPRDFALRFVRVVKALRIPFEYDAEALDHAYSPASAVTHRFDVRRFAGRKQAALAAHVSDVRGTGRLSAVLRLLVWLPAPLFAVVAGREWFTEVTPAGSARPGLQVPARSGRRSR
- a CDS encoding RNA polymerase-binding protein RbpA; its protein translation is MADRVLRGSRLGAVSYETDRNHDLAPRRTVRYACPKNHEFEVPFSDDAEIPTVWECRLHGSESEIVDGGQPEQKKVKPPRTHWDMLLERRTIPELEDLLNERLAELKGRRTSRSA
- a CDS encoding tyrosine-type recombinase/integrase yields the protein MRYKIHMRLSEAQQAFFAARRPRKDSPHTTDAYRRDLAGITTLLVSELGRPAEDLEVAELTGPALRSVFGAFADGHAKSSVLRAWSTWNQFLTFCVADGLLPGNPMGAVARPRTPALTPKPLRGEETPEQLLSAAAAGSRRARDPWPERDVLVIALGLVAGLRAAEMRALSSRSLVGRAGELRLHVKGKGSRDRSIPVQPVLAELIERYRESCRVRFPNARFSPGSPLLLDRAGEPIGRGALEYLVKSCYRGAGLHDRVPAGANLHALRHTFATRLAEDGATASEIMALLGHASLATSQNYIEATGREQRAAAASNRTYRALDGLGAGS